CGTAGGTAGGCTTCATCGAACGGCCCCGCGGGATCTCTACGCCAGCCCCTCACTTTCCACAACCACAAAATGGAGATTCCTACACAACAACCGTCAACGGGCGGCAATGACGTCGCCGCCTTCAAGAAGTTTGATGCCTACCCTTGGATCAAGGACCGTTCCTTTCTTGTGAGTCAACTCCCGGTGACCATGTGAGGGCCGCCTCACTCAGGCCTCACCTGTGAATCTCTCATCACAAACCGTTCTCACTCGGTACCGCTCACCATGTGACCACTTTCAACCCCAAAGACTGACcgcttccatcatcatcatcgcagCAAGGGCTGGTAGCCATGCTGGGCCCTCTCTCAAACGGGTTCGAGCGCCAAAAGGCTCTTGGCATCTCTCTCCAAGCCCGCGTCTGGTGGTACAAGTCCCGCTTCAGTATCGACATCGACCGGTCCGCCTACGAGAACTATCTTCTCCCTTCGTCATCTCCTTCGACACCCTCCCACTCACAAATTCCCAATTCGCCAGTCGACGCCCAGCTAGTTGACAAGCTCGCCGAAATCCAGCAGCTCATGGGCACTACCCCTGTCTCAGCATCAGATGACGATCTACCCGCTTGGCAAGTCCAGGCTCCCAAGGTGGATTTACTCAAAAAGGCCGATGATGGTGACGCCGATGGTGCTGAAAGGGGAGCCAATGGTAATGCTCCTTACCCGGAGCGTTTCAACGCCATTATTGAGCTCATCACGAATGGGACGCCAGTCCCTGGCATCAAGGAGATTCCTAATACGGTTGTTAGGCAGCCTGTGAGTTTTCCACTTTCACTTATATATCGTGCGCGTTTCCCCTTTCAAATAgcccttcttccttcgtcGGAAACTATGAAGAGATGGAAGTAAAAAAACGTCGAAACTGATGGAAAGGAACGAAACGCTGAACAAACACTAACTCTGCCTTCTCAATCATTCTTTAGGGTATTTCTCCCATTGGAAAGATGCAAGCTCCCCAGAAGCCCTGGGAGAAgaagcaacaacaagctgCAGCCGCGAATCTCGTCACTTCCGAGGTTATGATCGATCGTGaattccctcccctcccaccTGAGGACGAGGATCAAGAGCATCAGCGAGACCAGCCACAGAAGATGGGAGCCTAGTCAGTTTCCGCTCGTGACGGCTTTCCCCCCAAGATGTGCGCGGCAGCACTAATCAAGACTGGTCGTATTTCCATGATTAGACGTCATTTCTTGTTCTCAAACCAAGTGAAGTACCCGAGCCAGATGATGAGCTCGTCCCTCATCAGGGGCAAGATGATGCGTAAGATGGTGCTAGAGTGTGAGGAAGGAGTGTATAGCATGGTATAGAGTCGTGGTTTTGGCAGCGGTTTCATTACTTGCATATATATCACTGAGCAGATGGCAATGCTCTCTCTGGGGTCCCTGCTCGTTTCTCCGTTAGTATCCCCCAAGTCATGATCTGGCAAATCCAGATGTGGGAGGTTCTTGCATAGATGTGACGGTCCACTGGCGGACAACGATCTTATTAAGCAGATGGCAATGCTTACTGGGCGGCCGCTATACATATGGCTTCATGGGATACATCCAGCATGTTTGGCGCACAAAGATTTGATTTTCTGGTCGTGTATCTCACGTTGTTTGATGTTGATTTAGCCTAGTAATCCCCTTTAGTGCCACCGAACATAGCTTCAGTATGGAGTAGACGTCGGTCACAGTTTACTGAGTAAGGAGTTCATAACGCGTCACGGGGATCTCAGGAAATGATTCCTGGGATGCTCCAGTAACTGTACAATCATTCTGCCGATGACTTTGCTGCCGGAGACTGGTCCATGGAACTGTTTGCAACGGCAAGAGCATTCACGGCAACATAATCGATAGGCGATGAATCGATTCGAGAGTAGAGCTAGGTACAACCGTAGTTAGTTGAATAGAATTGACCCTAACGGCTACGATTGAATGGAATTGTCATCCATGGATGCGTTTTGAGCGAAATATGCTTCGTTGGATCATTATGCAGTTGCTTGAACATCCCAGGAATTGATTTCTCAAGCCCTCGTGGCACGCCATGAGAGATGACTGAACAGACCAGCCGTATAAGTAACATTGCATACAACCCTGCTACTCTAGGCCTGACTGTAACCAACACCTATCTCCACAACCTCCACAACATCATCCGTTCAATATATACATGCACAATAAACACAAAGCTAGGACAGAAATAAATCAAAGAGCAAGAACAAAACTCTGTATGTCTCTTATCGTCCTTCAAAAAAACAACTTGCAGCAACTGGGATGCATGCGGTAAGAACAAGTTGAAAAGAGAAAGCAAGGAAAGACGGAaaccctccttcctctcttttttcaTGTCTTATATGTCCTGCACTGTACTGTGTTCCAGTGTCTGTTGGTTTGGCTGtatctgtctgtctgttgtCTTGTTCATTATACGCCCCCCTTACCTTTGCCTTGTTTTTCCCTACGCTTGATCCCTGATGCTTATCTATGCACCATAGGCGATCTGACCCATAGGTCTATCCTCCTCCATGCCGGGAGCCATGAAGTTGGTTCGGGGATCACCCGTCTTCTTGGCGGCTGAGCAACGGGCCATGGTTGGGGAGCTGTGAGTTGTGGACGGTTAGTGGATACTGCGTTATGATCTGATGGAAGTGGAGATGTCGTCAGCGTAACAAAAGAGAACGAACCTTCTGGAAATGGCATCAGTAAAGTAGAAGTTCTCGATAACCTTCTTGAGGGGCTCGTTGGTTGCGGTGGCGCCCTGGTTCTGCTCGACCAGCTGCACCTTGCTGAGCTGCTGCAGCGAGGGAGGCTCAATGATATCATAAGATGACAGAGCAGGGCTAATCTCGACCATGCGATCCCGAAGTTGAGCGACATCGTCATAGGGGAGGCGGACGCCGAGGTACTCGCTCACAGCGCGGAGAATCTTCCAGTCCGTACGGGCGGCACCGGGAAGGCCGGTGGCAGCGCGGGTCATCTGCACACGGCCCTCGGTGTTGACGTAGGTGCCAGCCTTCTCGGTGTAGGCAGCGCCAGGGAGAACGATATCGGCGATCTGGGCGCCCCGGTCACCGTGGTGGCCTTGGTAGACGATGAAGGCGTCCTTGGGGATGTCGGCCTCATTGAACTCATCGGCGCCGAGGAGCCAGACGAACTTGGGCTTTGTCTGGGCAATCTCGGCGGAAGGAACAGTGAAGCCAACCTCGAAGGCGCCGACTCTGGAGGCAGCGCGCTGCAGGACATTGTAGCCGTTCCACTCCTCAGTAAGGAAGTTAGAAGCGTTGCTGTCGACGAACTTTCCAACGGTCTCATAGAAGGCATTAGCGTCGCCGTGGTCGGTGACGCCGGAGCCCACAATGATCATGGGGTTCTTGGCCGACTGGAGCTTCTTGCCAAAGTCACCCTCAAGCGCCTTCTGAAGAGCAGCGTGGTCGGTACCTAGGTGCTCAAACTCAAAAGTAGAATCCCAGGTCTGGCCAACAACGCCAATCTCGAGATCAGAGCGCAGCCATTGCTTACGGATTCTAGCATTGAGTACAGCGGCCTCGTGTCTCGGGTTAGTACCAACTAGCAAGATAACATCAGCAGATTCGATACCGACGATGCTGGAGTTGAAGATATAGTTGGAGCGgacatcaacaccatgagCAAGAGGTTTGTGGCCCGAGGGCATATCCAGCGCAAGGTTCTCCGACCCGAGCCTGTTGGCAAGATCCTTCATGGCAACCAATGACTCAACCTCGGTGAGCTGGCCAGCAATAGCCTTGAACTCATTGCCCTGGGGGTTCAGCGTTTGGTAAGCGTGTGCAATTTCGGTCAAAGCCTGGTCCCATGACGCCGGCTCGaactttccttctcttcggaCTAGGGGGATGGTAAGACGCTGGGTCTTGAGACCGTCGCAGGCAAAGCGAGTCTTGTCGTTGATCCACTCCTCGTTAACCTCGTCGTTGAGGCGAGGAAGAATGCGCATAACCTCCAAGCCACGAGTGTCGACGCGAATGTTGGAGCCCAGGCCGTCCAGAACGTCAATCGAttccgtcttcttcagctcCCAAGGGCGCGCACGGAAAGCATATGGCTTCGAGGTCAGAGCACCGACAGGGCAGAGATCGATGACGTTACCAGAAAGCTCAGAGTCGAGGTTCTTCTCCAAGTAGGTACCAATCTGCAGGTCGTTGCCACGGCCGGTCGAACCCAGCTCCGGGGCGCCGGCAATATCGTTCGCGAATCGCACACATCTCGTGCACTGAATACACCTGTTCATGGAGGTCTTGATGAGGGGACCCATGTTCTTGTCCTCCACCGCTCGCTTCCCGCCGACTTCGTGGAACCGACCACGGTCGCCGCCGTAGCGCATCGACTGGTCCTGGAGATCGCACTCACCACCCTGGTCGCAAATGGGGCAGTCCAAGGGGTGGTTTGCGAGCAGGAATTCCATCACACCCTCGCGCGCCTTGTGCGTCAGGGGCGAGTTGGTCTTGACGACCATGCCAGGTTGGACGGGCCATGCGCACGACGCGACGGGCTTCGGGACCTTTTCGACTTCGACCAAGCACATGCGGCAGTTGCCCGCAATCATGAGCTTCCTGGAAAGTTACAACATTTGTCAGTCGATCTTCGTAGGGCTGACGCCTGCTGGAGTGACTGGAGCTGCGATCAATTTGGGAGAGCGGGGCGAGCCACATGTGACGTACTCATGGTAACAGTATCTGCAAAACAGTCAGCAAGAACCTCTACGGGCAGTCCCGAGATTCAGGGTCCGTTTTCCGCATACCTGGGAATGGTAACGCCGGCCTTTTCGCAAGCCTGGATCAAGGCCGACCCAGCTGGTGGTTTCCTCGAGTATTAGCGACGACCATGTCCGTATTTTTGGGCCCCCCTCATCCCCATTATCCGTAGCCAGGACTTGCGACGCAGCGCATTGTGAGTGCTCACCCTCGATAGAGACCTTCTTTCCATCTGTGAGATGCGGGAGACACGAGTCAGTATCGGCGCCGACGGGTACGGGGATCATACACGGTGTATGCTAGTCATGTGGTGGAGGTCTGGATGGAGACATACCAATTGTGAGCTCGACCTCTGCGGGTCTCTGAGCTGTGGCCGAAAAGGCACGGCTGGCGTTCCTGGCCGCCTGATGCCTGCCAGTCCGCCAAGCCGAACGGGACAATGTCGACCTCAACATCGTGTGTCGTCGTCTCGACGGCGGTCGGAGGGGGACTTGGATGTCGAGATAGTATCGAGAGGTTGATTGTATCGCAATAGTATGCCTGCAGCCAGCAAGCGCCTGCTTGTATGTTATGTCGGGTCGGCAATGACAGTGGGCAGGTCGTCTGGTCTGTGCTGTGAGTTGGACGACAGTACACTAGACCCGGACCTGCCACTCTGCCAGTCCAGTGGTCGGTATTGCAGTAGGCTCAGGTTCCACCCTGCCGCCCCGGCAAGAAGTGAGGAGCTAGACCCCACCAGCTGCCGACTACATAGCGGAGCAAAGGGAGCTTCGACCAATCACGATGATCAATTTGTAAGCCCACTCTCGAGATCTCAAAACTCCTTTAAAAGCTCGGCCAGCCGCCgcgcttcctctttttttgaTCTTTTTCTCTCATTATTGTACTACGGCCACTTATTGTAGGGGGATATTGGTTCGCAAACTGTCCACGCTTTCGGGTATGGCTTTTGCACGCTCTACGAGTGTTCCCCTCTATCATGTGTCCTAGATAGATTTTCTTTGGCTCCGTTTATGGATACACGCTAGATGTCCCTTTCGAGGGCGTCTCTGAGCAGTGATTCTTACCGCCGGTTGCCACATCTCATCACAACCAAATTGACCTTGCGTAAAAGCACGGTTGAAGTAGAAGTGTAGTTGATCTGCTCCTTGTTCATTTGGCGACTATCTGGGACCGAATTCTAGCTTCACGGCGGCTGCTCAACCTCCCTCACGAGCTCGTATCCATGTCGCAACTCTGATGGCAGGCAGCATGTGGTGATGATAGTATGTCTAGTCATCAGCTCATGGGTGCATCTTGAACCCGAGTCCGTTCCTCCGGCCTCAACGCCGCCTGTCGCAGCATCTCCTGCTCCTTCCCCAGCAGTTCGACGTAGGTGCTCCTCAAGCCCTTCATGTGGTTCTGGTACGCCTCGATCTCATTCTTCCCCGCTTCCACCACCGTCAGGATATCCATCATGGCCTTCTCCCTCAGCGAGACATCGCGTGGCATAAACTCCTGCGGGTTGAGCTCCGGCAGATGCTTGACATTGAACGGGTTGTTGGGGTCGTTGTAATCAATCCCCTCGGGAGCTGGCCTCTCCATGCTGGCAAACACGGCGTCGATTTCCGTCTCTGCTGGGCCAGGCGGGTGCAGATCGCGAAGCTTAAACTCTTCCTCACGCTCGGCCGCGTCAAGAGAGAACCGACGCATTTCCCGTTCAAACATCCATATGTAGTTCTCCTTGACGGCGGCGGTGTGGTAATCGATGGTCTCGATAATGCGCTTCAAGCGTGCGATCCGTTGGCTTGGCTCATCGTCTTCGGATGGTGGTTCGACGTCGTCTTTTCTGAGAGGGACAAACATGCTCGGTGCCACGTTGGTGAGAACCGGAATTTGCTGAGAGGGTCGGAGTGTCgggggttgaggttgatgctGTCCGCCGCCGGTGGATTGGGCACCCGGTCGATGATTCGAGTGTGAGGACATTGTGGCTGCCCTTTCGCGATACCTCTTTTGACTGGGCTTCTTTCAGAAGAGAACGCTTTGGTTGAGTTCAAGTATAGTTACGGGGTTTCCTGACGGCGAGAATGTCGTTAGCAACTGTCCTTCTAGCTCAGAAGAGGATTGCTTTTGACACTTGTCAAAACATACGATGAGATCAAAGTTGTTCTGGTCTGTGCATTGACCTGCCGATTTCAGCTGCTGTGAAGAATTTACATGATGCGGTAGTCACCATATCTTCTGGTAATTTTGTGCTGATGAGATGAGTGTCCTCGGGCGTTGAAAGATTTTACGTTTTGTTTTGAGATAGCCAATAATAACTTCTACATCCTGGCAACTTAGTTTACCTGAAGGAGACAATTGACGTACTTACGTGCTAGTCATAACCCACATCAGCCATTCCATTTTACCGTCAACATACAACTCCGATTACAGCATCTTGAAGTTGTTACGAAGattttgtgtgtgtgaaaTCTTAAATCTCAATATCTCTTTGAGCGCAAACAGGAAAAATTTGATAAATACAACGTCAACTTAAGCCACCCTCGAGCTTGCTTATTCAAAGGCCAACGAGGCAACGATGCGCCAGTGAAAATGCATTAAATTATGACGCCTTGGAGATCCTTTTGCCCAATGCCATGTAGGTAAGGTATGTGCGGGTTGATGTGCGAGCCAAACAATGTGCAACCATACGTCCCGTCTTTGttatcttcttcgtcttcgcgGTGGATAGTAGTACTGCTCCACGTCCCGCTCTTGTACTGCTTAATAGACTTCACCGGGATGGTAAGACCAACCTTGCATATTCCCTCGCCAGCTTCAATGTTCCTCTCACATAATCCTCCAGCCTCCTGTCCTTTCTCTTGCGCATccagagcagcagcaccaccaggaTGAACAGGTCGATGATAAAGTGTTTCACGAGCACCCAAAACCACCATCCGATCCAGTTGGTGAAGCTCTTTTCCTTGCGCGTCTTCCACTCCCTTCCCGACGAAATTTGCTCCCTCAGCGCCGCGATTTCGGCCGACAGCCTCACGATCGctctctccatcctcttgGTTCGTTTGTCGTTACGCTTTGCATACTCGCCCGGAAACTCATCGGCCCCAAAGAGTTCCTGCTCTGCCTCCTCCCTCATCCTTCTCTCCGACTCGTCTTCCTCACTCATGGGGCTCAACACCCTCAAGCCCCCTTCTGTCCCGCTCAGCGGGTGCTGAAACCTTCTCACACCAGCTCCTGGGCTTTGGCCGTATGGACCAACACTGCCATACCCATAACTGCCTCCGTGTCCTCCATTATTATacggttgatgttgttgtggttgttgttgctgctgctgaagcccaccaccagcaagcGACTGCTCGCTGGGGCTATTACTCTTGACCTGATTCCACACAAACTCGAGCTCGGCGACCAGTTCGAGCGCGTTGGGCGTATTGTTGGCATACCGATGCATCGTCTCGATCAGCGCCTCGACGTAGCGCCGCTTAGCCTCGGTGCGGGACAGCCCTTTTTGCGAGTTCCACGCGTCCCACTTGTCCTGCTCGCGCGCAATGTCTTCGGGCGCAGCCCCGTAGGCCGTCGCGGCGCTGGGCCGCTCCATCACCCCGTCAACATCGCCCTCCATGGCTTGCTTATAAAGCCCATAGAGTCGCATGCGGTCACCGGGAGGTGGGCGGGCAGCGCCCGTTTTAGGAATCTTTTTGACGGTGTTGAGGGCATGAACAAACACCCGGTctgaaggaaaaggagggaacGTTAGTTGAGTGTTGGCCTCCAGCATGTAAAAGTTACATAGGGTGGGTATAAGCTAACGCCTAAACGAGCGTACCTATTGAGTCTGCCATTTTTGAGTATATGAAGCGTCGCCAATAGATCAAATTATTACTTGTGTAGCTGGGACAGATATGACAATAATGGTATGTGGTGGTAAATGCTATTACGATCGCGCTTGGTATGGTATGTCTATCGTTGGGTATATGGCTGGAAATTGCAGTGGCAAAGCAAATTGTAGTCGTAAAGCGCGTCGATGGGGTCGTTGGGGGTATAAAAACGTCGATTCGTGAAGCGTGACAAAGGGGTTCTGTTGATGGATGATCTTTGGGGACTGGCTCACACCGGTCGGGAATCGCAATCGGCGGGCCGCTGAAACTTTGATTGCGAGCTGAACTGTTGAAGCTCGGAGCAATAATGTCTATGCCTCAGAGAGAAGGATGCCGACACCATAAAAGAAAGGTCGTCCGGGTGGGCGAAAGTGGGGGTTGGACTGGGTTGAATTACATCGTGTTAGTTGTAAGTGGGAGTctctgctgttgttgtgcgAGCGCAACTACAGGTGCTTGTCATTGATGTCGATTGGGCGATGTTTCATGGGCAGGTGGTACAGCTCTCCGCTATTTGGGATGCCTCGGCACGCGACTCGTTAAGGCCTGATCGGATCTCCACTTCCCCATCTTTTCGGCGCACCCCGGAGTGGGCAAGGTGGGATCGGGTCTCCCCTGGACGGAGCCGGCTTGATAGCTTGGCCGCAGTAAGCGCACTTGGGGTGCACCGAGAAGATGTTAATGATTGGTCGAGCGCTTCATGATTACCGTACAGAAACTTGAGGTCCCCATCTTCTATGTCTTTCTTTGTCCTTGGAGTCGGGGTTGTCAAAGCATAGTGGTTTGTGAGACCTGAATTCAAGATAAGCCTCCATATTTTTGAAAGTAACGAACACTCCAGGTAGGGGTATAACATTCCGAAGATGCCTGATGGATATCTCTACTAACTATGAAAGGAGGTGCTGACCTGTGGATGAACAAGATGGTTCATCATCGACTTTGGCCACAGCTTGTTCGTTGTGGTTTCTCTTCGTATGTGCAAACGAAACGGTCCCTGGTCCTCCCTTGAACCCGGGTCGTTTACCCGTAGTAATGAATGGCCTAATTCATCTGCTATGCGTCCTTCTCATGGCCGACGCCCGAGGTAAACCACGAGACTACGGGCATGTGATGGTTGGTGTGTCGAAGTATTAAAGATCAGGGGCATATGAGACCGAACAGTACTTGGTCGCTACAGCACGCCGCCAGTGGTTTCCTGTGCCGAAGGCTGATCCTTCAAGGGGAACGTCACTCCTGCCTGCTGCAGCTGGGCTTCCCGCGCGGCCTTCATCTCCGCCTTCTTGTCCGCAAACTTCTTGAGCAGCTTCTTGTTATCCAAGGCCATTTGAGCTGCTTTCTGAccagcttccttcttgctcAAAGCACTTCCGTGCCCAAGTTGCAGGTTGGTCTCCCCCCAGCCTGTCATAAAACAGCCAATAGCGAAAAGAGGCAGCTTGGTTCCCCTGTCCTTCAGGTTTTTGGAAGGGAGATCTTTATACTCGATCTTGACACCCCTGGCTCCAATGGTAGCTTCGAGTACTGTCTTTGGGTCGAGTGTCTGGCCACTTGCGGATTGCTTTTGCTCCGGCTtcctggccttcttctcttcctcgcGGATGTACTCCGCCATGAGAGGGCCCCATAGGGCCTTGAGCCAGTCTGAAGCACGCTGAATCCCATTGGCAGGATCAGAAAGAATCACGCCTCCTACATAGGCTTCGAAAAGGTCTCCGAGAATCTTAATTCTGACTTTTTGACTTGCGTTTGTACCGCCCACTCTGCCCTCCATGTTGAATTCTTCCGGGATATCGGCCATCTTGTCCAAGCCGTAATAGACCGAGAATTCGCCTAGTGTGGTGTTGCGGATAAGCATCTCGCGACGTTGTGCGCTTTTGCCAGCCGGCAAGGTCGGGAAAGTTTGATAtatgaaggaggaggcgatgAGCTCAAGATAAGCGTCGCCAATCCACTCCAGCCTCTCATAACTTGCAACAGGGTCGTTGTTAGCTTTACCAGGGTGTGTGAGCGCCGCCTTTTTGAGTGCCGGGTCCAGAATGTCGGGGAGCGGTGGCCGCATTCTCTGGATGGTAGCGAGTGTCCATTTGGTATTGGCATGCAAAGAAGGAATTTGGACGGAGGTTGCGGACTCCAATGTAGCGCCTTGTGATGCGGATGGTGCAGAGTCTGACTTCGCACGCTTGGAGGGCGGTTCTGATACCTCCTCCGGGGTGGGTCCGTGTTTCGGCATGGCAAGATTGTACTTTCCTACAAGCAATCCGAATGCCTCAGATCGCGCGTTGATGCGGCGATGAAATTGTAGAGGCAGAATCGAAAACGGATTCTTCAAGATGAGAACGAATCCCGGGCCATTGCGTAGTGgaaaccctaaccccctgTTCGACCCCAGATCCACATCAgggcg
The Neurospora crassa OR74A linkage group II, whole genome shotgun sequence DNA segment above includes these coding regions:
- the nuo78 gene encoding NADH:ubiquinone oxidoreductase 78 — encoded protein: MLRSTLSRSAWRTGRHQAARNASRAFSATAQRPAEVELTIDGKKVSIEAGSALIQACEKAGVTIPRYCYHEKLMIAGNCRMCLVEVEKVPKPVASCAWPVQPGMVVKTNSPLTHKAREGVMEFLLANHPLDCPICDQGGECDLQDQSMRYGGDRGRFHEVGGKRAVEDKNMGPLIKTSMNRCIQCTRCVRFANDIAGAPELGSTGRGNDLQIGTYLEKNLDSELSGNVIDLCPVGALTSKPYAFRARPWELKKTESIDVLDGLGSNIRVDTRGLEVMRILPRLNDEVNEEWINDKTRFACDGLKTQRLTIPLVRREGKFEPASWDQALTEIAHAYQTLNPQGNEFKAIAGQLTEVESLVAMKDLANRLGSENLALDMPSGHKPLAHGVDVRSNYIFNSSIVGIESADVILLVGTNPRHEAAVLNARIRKQWLRSDLEIGVVGQTWDSTFEFEHLGTDHAALQKALEGDFGKKLQSAKNPMIIVGSGVTDHGDANAFYETVGKFVDSNASNFLTEEWNGYNVLQRAASRVGAFEVGFTVPSAEIAQTKPKFVWLLGADEFNEADIPKDAFIVYQGHHGDRGAQIADIVLPGAAYTEKAGTYVNTEGRVQMTRAATGLPGAARTDWKILRAVSEYLGVRLPYDDVAQLRDRMVEISPALSSYDIIEPPSLQQLSKVQLVEQNQGATATNEPLKKVIENFYFTDAISRSSPTMARCSAAKKTGDPRTNFMAPGMEEDRPMGQIAYGA
- a CDS encoding nucleolar RNAse III, variant; amino-acid sequence: MPKHGPTPEEVSEPPSKRAKSDSAPSASQGATLESATSVQIPSLHANTKWTLATIQRMRPPLPDILDPALKKAALTHPGKANNDPVASYERLEWIGDAYLELIASSFIYQTFPTLPAGKSAQRREMLIRNTTLGEFSVYYGLDKMADIPEEFNMEGRVGGTNASQKVRIKILGDLFEAYVGGVILSDPANGIQRASDWLKALWGPLMAEYIREEEKKARKPEQKQSASGQTLDPKTVLEATIGARGVKIEYKDLPSKNLKDRGTKLPLFAIGCFMTGWGETNLQLGHGSALSKKEAGQKAAQMALDNKKLLKKFADKKAEMKAAREAQLQQAGVTFPLKDQPSAQETTGGVL